In a genomic window of Gossypium arboreum isolate Shixiya-1 chromosome 7, ASM2569848v2, whole genome shotgun sequence:
- the LOC108468025 gene encoding uncharacterized protein LOC108468025, translated as MEELGSRFNGANNAVRKKRSSRRPRPDSLSYTESQNHSPLSSTPPSDDVSKVSSDENAVVNANSKRKEFNLNQHVSRISPDIGFEVDKSHKRKKQDGGFNAFYDNEPGRSGSNSKRSSKGVLAPANWKSSTKEKEWSELESRDAEIQSSTQEAVIDNNESKVKKVKLKVGGVTRTIHANSTVNGLPGTGSYARKNSLQGSSNDGHSPPGRSGLQGVPWKDFSQGGFRLGKEGSLMGKTSGKNASGKQGDHAGTVRKSKRAPKRRLLDGEFSEDDNDDEIRYLEKLKTSKISPAYKEDDDEPGKKQKKLSRVSNVENFGTSSSAKDEKRKHRSDRVSEDTDYEEEDEPVSDSELEGKKKRKQRKESVEPSMESKREITLTTRQRALQSSKDASSAPGSSLIEFPNGLPPAPSRKQKEKLSEVEQQLKKAEAAQRRRMQVEKANRESEAEAIRKILGQDSSRKKREEKIKKRQEEMAQEKAVKAEMLASNTIRLVMGPAGTTVTFPRDLGFPSIFNSKPSSYPAPRENCAGPSCGNPYKYRDSKSKLPLCSLQCYKAIQKQQMAETTC; from the exons ATGGAAGAGTTGGGTAGTCGGTTTAACGGTGCAAATAATGCTGTGAGGAAGAAGAGGAGTTCTCGTCGGCCTCGTCCTGATTCGCTATCTTATACTGAAAGCCAGAATCACTCTCCATTGTCATCGACACCACCTTCGGATGACGTGAGCAAAGTCTCCAGTGATGAGAATGCTGTTGTCAATGCTAATTCGAAGCGGAAAGAATTCAATCTTAATCAACATGTTTCTAGGATTTCTCCTGACATTGGTTTTGAAGTTGACAAATCCcataaaagaaagaaacaagATGGAGGGTTCAATGCATTTTATGACAATGAGCCAGGGCGAAGTGGGTCAAATAGTAAGCGTTCTAGCAAGGGTGTACTTGCCCCTGCTAATTGGAAAAGCAGTACCAAGGAGAAAGAGTGGTCGGAATTAGAGTCAAGAGATGCGGAGATTCAGAGTTCAACACAAGAAGCTGTTATTGATAATAATGAAAGCAAGGTTAAAAAGGTTAAGCTCAAGGTTGGTGGAGTTACGCGCACAATTCATGCAAACTCGACAGTTAATGGATTGCCAGGGACTGGGTCCTATGCAAGGAAGAACAGTCTCCAG GGAAGTAGCAATGATGGGCACTCACCTCCAGGTAGGAGTGGTTTGCAAGGTGTACCCTGGAAAGATTTCTCCCAAGGTGGTTTTAGACTTGGGAAGGAGGGTTCTTTGATGGGAAAGACATCTGGAAAGAATGCCTCTGGTAAACAAGGAGACCATGCCGGCACGGTTCGTAAAAGCAAGCGGGCCCCTAAAAGACGTCTACTTGATGGGGAATTCAGTGAAGATGACAATGATGATGAGATCCGTTATTTGGAAAAACTTAAAACTTCGAAGATTAGTCCAGCATATAAGGAAGATGATGATGAACCAGGCAAGAAACAGAAAAAACTCTCCAGGGTTTCCAACGTAGAAAACTTTGGCACTTCAAGTTCTGCCAAAGATGAGAAAAGGAAGCATAGATCAGATAGGGTTTCTGAGGATACCGATTAtgaggaggaagatgaaccagtATCTGATAGTGAGCTTGAAGGTAAGAAGAAAAGGAAGCAAAGGAAAGAATCTGTTGAGCCATCAATGGAGAGTAAGAGGGAAATAACTCTCACAACACGTCAACGGGCTCTTCAGTCTAGCAAAGATGCCTCTTCTGCGCCTGGCTCAAGCTTAATCGAGTTTCCAAATGGTCTACCACCTGCCCCATCAAGAA AGCAAAAGGAGAAACTCTCGGAAGTGGAGCAGCAGCTAAAGAAGGCAGAGGCTGCTCAGAGACGAAGGATGCAAGTTGAGAAGGCCAATAGGGAATCTGAG GCTGAGGCTATTAGAAAAATACTTGGCCAAGACTCTAGCAGGAAGAAGCGGGAAGAAAAAATCAAAAAGCGTCAGGAAGAGATGGCACAG gaGAAGGCTGTTAAAGCGGAGATGCTTGCATCAAATACCATCAGATTGGTCATGGGTCCTGCAGGAACAACAGTAACATTTCCCAGGGATTTGGGTTTCCCTAGTATATTTAACTCCAAACCCTCTAG TTACCCTGCTCCTCGAGAGAACTGTGCGGGTCCATCGTGTGGTAACCCATACAAATATCGAGATTCAAAGTCGAAGCTACCTCTTTGTAGTCTGCAGTGCTACAAGGCAATTCAAAAACAGCAGATGGCTGAAACTACCTGCTAG
- the LOC108451932 gene encoding ATP-dependent Clp protease proteolytic subunit 5, chloroplastic-like produces the protein MASACFSTSPSSLRFSSFLFSPNSSTNVDSNKLSLPFHPLRPRKLKKFLSNQKNAVNYQPKAVYTGEFWAPPTTSRQGIWSIRDDLQVPASPYLPAYAQGQGPPPMVQERFQSVVSQLFQHRIVRCGGAVDDDMANIIVAQLLYLDAVDPQKDIVMYVNSPGGSVTAGMAIFDTMRHIRPDVSTVCVGLAASMGAFLLSGGTKGKRYSLPNSRIMIHQPLGGAQGGQTDIDIQANEMLHHKANLNGYLAYHTGQSLEKINQDTDRDFFMSAKEAKEYGLIDGVIMNPLKALQPLAATADSDE, from the exons ATGGCAAGCGCGTGCTTTTCGACATCGCCCTCGTCTCTTCGATTCAGTTCTTTCCTCTTCTCTCCGAACTCAAGCACCAATGTCGATTCTAATAAGTTGTCTCTTCCTTTCCATCCCCTTCGTCCCAG GAAATTGAAGAAGTTTCTCAGTAATCAAAAGAATGCGGTGAATTATCAGCCAAAAGCTGTTTACACAGGTGAGTTTTGGGCTCCTCCGACAACTTCTCGACAGGGAATTTGGTCAATAAG GGATGATTTGCAAGTCCCGGCATCACCTTACTTACCTGCCTATGCACAAGGGCAGGGGCCACCTCCCATGGTGCAAGAGAGATTTCAAAGTGTTGTCAGCCAACTTTTTCAACAT AGAATAGTTCGCTGTGGTGGAGCCGTTGATGATGATATGGCAAACATTATTGTAGCTCAGCTTCTCTATCTTGATGCCGTTGATCCTCAGAAG GACATTGTCATGTATGTCAATTCCCCTGGAGGGTCAGTTACAGCTG GTATGGCTATATTTGACACCATGAGGCATATCCGGCCCgatgtctcaactgtgtgtgttGGACTTGCAGCTAG CATGGGAGCCTTTCTGCTAAGTGGCGGAACCAAAG GAAAACGATACAGTTTGCCCAATTCAAGGATAATGATACATCAACCCCTTGGTGGAGCTCAAGGTGGTCAAACTGATATTGATATTCAG GCAAATGAAATGCTGCATCATAAGGCAAACTTAAACGGGTATCTTGCTTACCATACCGGCCAAAGTTTGGAGAAGATTAACCAGGATACCGACCGTGATTTCTTCATGAGCGCAAAAGAAGCAAAAGAATATGGACTTATCGATGGTGTCATTATGAATCCTCTCAAAGCTCTTCAGCCTCTAGCTGCTACTGCTGATAGTGATGAATAG
- the LOC108470305 gene encoding cytochrome c oxidase subunit 5C: MAGSRIAHATLKGPSVVKEIVIGITLGLCAGGLWKMHHWNEQRKVRAFYDMLEKGEISVVAEE; encoded by the coding sequence ATGGCCGGATCTAGGATTGCTCATGCCACCTTGAAAGGACCGAGTGTCGTTAAGGAGATAGTTATTGGGATAACACTCGGTCTTTGCGCTGGTGGGCTTTGGAAGATGCATCACTGGAATGAGCAGAGGAAAGTGAGAGCATTCTATGACATGCTTGAGAAAGGTGAAATCAGTGTTGTGGCAGAAgaataa
- the LOC108471318 gene encoding calvin cycle protein CP12-1, chloroplastic produces the protein MATLFTLNLVTPRAIASLPDSTKGSPIRVPYLNQPWKRILSPLESRRMQVRAAPDRLSEKVEQSIKEAQEACSDDPASGECVAAWDEVEELSAAASHARDRLKDNDPLENYCQDNPETDECKTYDN, from the coding sequence ATGGCGACCCTGTTCACTCTTAACCTCGTAACCCCAAGAGCCATCGCCAGCCTACCAGACTCTACCAAGGGTAGCCCCATCAGGGTCCCATACCTTAACCAGCCATGGAAAAGGATATTGTCCCCGTTGGAATCCAGGCGGATGCAGGTGAGAGCTGCACCTGATCGCTTATCGGAGAAGGTGGAGCAGAGCATCAAGGAAGCACAAGAGGCGTGCTCGGATGACCCGGCCAGCGGAGAGTGCGTGGCTGCTTGGGACGAGGTGGAAGAACTGAGTGCAGCAGCCAGCCACGCCAGGGATAGGCTGAAAGATAACGATCCTCTCGAGAATTACTGCCAAGACAACCCCGAGACAGATGAATGCAAAACTTATGATAATTGA
- the LOC108452111 gene encoding bZIP transcription factor 53-like, translated as MAAVQRPASSSDSDERKRKRMLSNRESARRSRIRKQKQLEDLVNEVSALQKDNSQLSEKINVTTQRYAEMECANNVLRAQAMELTERLRSLNSVLYIVEVSGYAVDIPEIPDPLMKPWQIPCPVQPIMALADMFEC; from the coding sequence ATGGCTGCTGTGCAAAGGCCAGCGAGTTCTTCTGATTCCGACGAGAGGAAAAGGAAGAGAATGCTGTCGAACCGTGAATCCGCGAGGCGGTCGCGTATTAGGAAGCAGAAGCAGCTCGAGGATTTGGTTAATGAAGTGAGCGCATTGCAGAAAGATAACAGCCAGCTCTCCGAAAAGATCAACGTCACAACTCAGCGCTACGCCGAGATGGAATGTGCCAACAACGTGTTGAGAGCTCAGGCAATGGAATTGACCGAGCGATTGCGGTCCCTGAACTCGGTGTTGTACATTGTTGAAGTCAGTGGGTATGCCGTTGATATACCGGAGATTCCAGATCCTCTGATGAAACCGTGGCAGATCCCTTGTCCAGTACAACCAATTATGGCTTTGGCCGATATGTTTGAGTGTTGA